A genome region from uncultured Desulfovibrio sp. includes the following:
- a CDS encoding ATP-dependent helicase, translated as MIDYAKALNEAQYAAVTCGDGPVLVVAGAGSGKTRTITYRLAWLAEHGVAPESMLLLTFTRKAAQEMLHRAGLLSRQALAQVQGGTFHAFAYGILRRFRPPWLGDRPFTVMDGADITAAVKACRDELGVGKGDRSFPKTQAVVGLLSKARNKEQSLEDILQREAFHLLPYAEQLTALGEAYAAYRREMGVLDYDDLLFELEDLLRHNEQAARLLRQRYRHILVDEYQDTNRVQARIVRLLAGPEEQGDAPGNVMAVGDEAQSIYAFRGADVRNILDFPRLFPGTRIIRLEENYRSTQPILSVANSLLENAAQSFRKTLYTRREGGNPVRLVAPLSDKSQARLVVERIRELLAFHAPHDIAVLFRAGFHSFALEMALNQAGIPFRKYGGLRYTEAAHVKDVIAYARLLLNPLDMPAFERMAALHEGIGPRTARKLYDAMVSGQPERLKKAFARHAGFYEDIRFINELRARNQSPSVTLAAILEHYRPLLEAGYPEDWPRRQQALEELLQMAADQKDLDVFLAELALESPEEDESDAGERITLSTIHSAKGLEWDVVLLIDLVEDRFPSRHALARPDDFEEERRLMYVACTRARQQLDLYAPSSLYSRAEQGMTHVNQSPFVRELPSGLAETWCEEYGGQLRRVRQSSPEDMPAARAAAPRSAFGGGRGLRRTVAMPETAADDDSQLSPEEAAEVAGRRQAAPAATAAGAKGALPQGYCRHRIFGRGKVVRLMPPDKVQVNFPGFGLKVILAEYLLMEDD; from the coding sequence ATGATTGATTATGCCAAAGCGCTCAACGAGGCCCAGTATGCGGCCGTGACCTGCGGAGACGGCCCGGTACTTGTGGTGGCCGGTGCCGGCAGCGGCAAGACCCGGACCATCACCTACCGTCTGGCCTGGCTGGCGGAACACGGCGTTGCGCCGGAATCCATGCTGCTGCTGACCTTTACGCGCAAGGCCGCGCAGGAAATGCTGCACCGGGCGGGGCTGCTGTCCCGTCAGGCGCTGGCCCAGGTGCAGGGCGGCACCTTTCATGCCTTTGCCTACGGCATCCTGCGGCGTTTTCGTCCGCCCTGGCTGGGGGACCGCCCCTTCACGGTCATGGACGGGGCAGACATTACCGCAGCCGTCAAGGCCTGCCGGGACGAACTGGGCGTGGGCAAGGGGGATCGTTCCTTTCCCAAGACGCAGGCCGTGGTGGGCCTGCTGAGCAAGGCGCGCAACAAGGAACAGTCCCTGGAAGACATCCTGCAACGCGAGGCCTTTCATCTGCTGCCCTATGCCGAGCAGCTCACGGCCCTGGGCGAGGCCTATGCGGCCTATCGCCGGGAAATGGGCGTGCTGGATTATGACGACCTGCTCTTTGAGCTGGAAGACCTGCTGCGGCACAATGAGCAGGCCGCCCGCCTGCTGCGCCAGCGCTACCGGCATATCCTGGTGGACGAATACCAGGATACCAACCGGGTGCAGGCCCGCATCGTGCGGCTGCTGGCCGGGCCAGAAGAGCAGGGGGACGCACCGGGCAACGTCATGGCCGTGGGAGACGAAGCCCAGTCCATCTATGCCTTTCGCGGCGCCGATGTGCGCAATATTCTGGATTTTCCCAGGCTCTTTCCCGGCACGCGCATCATCCGTCTGGAAGAAAACTACCGTTCCACCCAGCCCATCCTGTCCGTGGCCAACAGCCTGCTGGAAAACGCGGCCCAGTCCTTTCGCAAGACCCTCTACACGCGCCGGGAAGGGGGAAATCCCGTGCGGCTCGTGGCCCCGCTCAGCGACAAGTCGCAGGCCCGGCTGGTGGTGGAGCGCATCCGCGAGCTGCTGGCCTTTCATGCGCCGCACGACATTGCGGTGCTGTTCCGGGCGGGCTTTCATTCCTTTGCCCTGGAAATGGCCCTCAATCAGGCGGGCATTCCCTTTCGCAAGTACGGCGGCCTGCGCTATACCGAGGCGGCCCACGTCAAGGATGTCATTGCCTATGCCCGCCTGCTGCTCAATCCCCTGGACATGCCCGCCTTTGAACGTATGGCGGCCCTGCATGAGGGCATCGGCCCCAGGACGGCCCGGAAACTCTATGATGCCATGGTGTCCGGCCAGCCGGAGCGCCTGAAAAAAGCCTTTGCCCGGCATGCGGGCTTTTATGAGGATATCCGCTTCATCAACGAGCTGCGCGCCCGCAATCAGTCGCCGTCCGTGACGCTGGCCGCCATTCTGGAGCATTACCGCCCCCTGCTGGAGGCCGGCTATCCCGAAGACTGGCCCCGGCGGCAGCAGGCCCTGGAAGAACTGCTGCAGATGGCTGCCGACCAGAAGGACCTGGATGTCTTTCTGGCCGAGCTGGCCCTGGAATCGCCCGAGGAGGACGAAAGCGATGCCGGGGAGCGCATCACCCTGTCCACCATCCATTCGGCCAAGGGCCTGGAATGGGACGTGGTGCTGCTCATTGATCTGGTGGAGGACCGCTTTCCGTCCCGGCATGCCCTGGCCCGCCCCGACGATTTCGAGGAGGAGCGCCGCCTCATGTACGTGGCCTGCACCCGTGCCCGGCAGCAGCTGGACCTGTATGCGCCCTCGTCGCTGTACAGCCGGGCGGAACAGGGCATGACCCATGTGAACCAGAGTCCCTTTGTGCGGGAGCTGCCCTCCGGGCTGGCGGAAACCTGGTGCGAGGAATACGGCGGCCAGTTGCGGCGGGTCCGGCAGTCTTCCCCGGAAGACATGCCTGCGGCACGGGCGGCGGCGCCCCGCTCCGCCTTTGGCGGCGGCCGGGGCCTCCGGCGTACCGTCGCCATGCCGGAGACGGCGGCCGATGACGACAGCCAGCTTTCCCCGGAAGAAGCCGCGGAAGTGGCCGGACGCCGCCAGGCGGCTCCGGCGGCCACGGCTGCGGGCGCGAAGGGCGCACTGCCGCAGGGCTACTGCCGGCACCGCATTTTCGGGCGCGGCAAGGTGGTGCGCCTCATGCCGCCGGACAAGGTGCAGGTGAATTTTCCCGGCTTCGGCCTCAAGGTCATTCTTGCGGAATATCTGCTCATGGAGGACGACTGA
- a CDS encoding pyridoxal phosphate-dependent aminotransferase — protein MSILSDSVAGYLEHASWIRRMFEAGGQLKAKYGADKVYDFSLGNPDLPAPPAVEQGLRAFADHASEPFAFGYMSNAGFPWARAQLAAYLSRDWGLPLHAGQVLLSCGAAGGLNAFLRAVLNPGEEVLTFAPYFVEYGFYVANHGGTLRTVMSKADTFAPDLEALEAAITPKTRVVLINSPHNPTGVIYSRDEIQALCDLLDRKTRELGKPIWLLSDEPYRFLAYDGAEVPTPLAFYRYSVAVSSFSKNMSLPGERLGYVVISPLLREHEELMAALTLTNRILGFVNPPVVGQYIMKAALGSEVDVSIYAARRKAMAEVLTNAGYEFLMPAGAFYFFPKAPGGDDVAFVNRLLEERVLAVPGSGFGYPGHFRLAFCVDESVIRHAADGFAAARAAF, from the coding sequence ATGTCCATTCTTTCCGACAGTGTTGCAGGCTACCTGGAGCATGCCTCCTGGATTCGCCGCATGTTCGAGGCCGGCGGCCAGCTCAAGGCCAAATACGGCGCCGACAAGGTCTATGATTTCAGCCTTGGCAATCCCGATCTTCCCGCGCCGCCCGCGGTGGAGCAGGGCCTGCGCGCCTTTGCCGACCACGCTTCCGAACCCTTTGCCTTCGGCTATATGTCCAATGCCGGTTTCCCGTGGGCGCGCGCCCAGCTGGCGGCCTATCTGAGCCGCGACTGGGGCCTGCCCCTGCATGCCGGTCAGGTCCTGCTGAGCTGCGGGGCCGCCGGCGGTCTCAATGCCTTTTTGCGCGCAGTGCTCAATCCCGGGGAAGAGGTGCTGACCTTTGCCCCCTACTTTGTGGAATACGGCTTCTACGTGGCCAACCACGGCGGCACCCTGCGCACCGTCATGAGCAAGGCCGATACCTTTGCCCCGGACCTTGAGGCCCTGGAAGCCGCCATTACGCCCAAAACCCGCGTGGTGCTCATCAACTCGCCCCACAACCCCACCGGCGTCATCTACAGCCGCGACGAAATCCAGGCCCTGTGCGATCTGCTGGACCGCAAGACCAGGGAACTGGGCAAGCCCATCTGGCTGCTCTCCGACGAACCCTACCGCTTCCTGGCCTATGACGGAGCGGAAGTGCCCACCCCGCTGGCCTTTTACCGCTACAGCGTGGCCGTGAGTTCCTTCTCCAAGAACATGTCCCTGCCGGGCGAGCGCCTGGGCTATGTGGTCATTTCTCCCCTGCTGCGCGAACACGAAGAACTCATGGCCGCCCTGACCCTGACCAACCGCATCCTGGGCTTCGTCAATCCCCCGGTGGTGGGCCAGTATATCATGAAGGCCGCCCTGGGCAGCGAGGTGGACGTGTCCATCTACGCGGCACGGCGCAAGGCCATGGCCGAGGTCCTCACCAACGCCGGCTATGAATTCCTCATGCCGGCCGGGGCCTTCTACTTCTTCCCCAAGGCGCCCGGCGGCGACGACGTGGCCTTTGTGAACCGCCTGCTGGAAGAACGCGTGCTGGCCGTGCCGGGCAGCGGCTTCGGCTATCCGGGGCACTTCCGCCTGGCCTTCTGCGTGGATGAAAGCGTTATCCGCCATGCGGCCGACGGCTTTGCCGCCGCCCGTGCGGCCTTCTAG
- a CDS encoding nitroreductase family protein produces MLDLLRRRRSIRQFTEKAVEPETVRRLLEAALLAPSSMGRKSVELVVVQDRKTLDRLRACKAPGTVALATAPLAVVVVADTSRSDVWVEDASVAAMLLQLEAESEGLGSCWIQLRLRRSAEEPPRSSEEAVRALLGIPDHYGVLCALAVGYPNEQKAPQDAVDFSRVHEEGFARTMR; encoded by the coding sequence ATGCTTGATCTTCTGCGGCGGCGCCGCAGCATCCGGCAGTTTACGGAAAAAGCCGTGGAGCCGGAAACGGTGCGTCGCCTTCTGGAGGCCGCGCTGCTGGCGCCGTCGTCCATGGGGCGGAAAAGCGTGGAACTTGTGGTGGTGCAGGACAGGAAGACCCTGGATCGACTGCGGGCCTGCAAGGCGCCGGGCACCGTGGCCCTGGCCACGGCACCGCTGGCCGTGGTGGTGGTGGCGGATACCTCCCGCAGCGATGTCTGGGTGGAGGATGCCTCGGTGGCCGCCATGCTCTTGCAGCTGGAAGCCGAAAGCGAGGGGCTGGGGTCCTGCTGGATACAGCTGCGCCTGCGCCGCAGCGCGGAAGAGCCGCCGCGTTCCTCGGAAGAGGCGGTGCGCGCCCTGCTGGGCATTCCCGACCACTATGGCGTGCTGTGCGCCCTGGCCGTGGGCTACCCGAATGAGCAGAAGGCCCCGCAGGACGCGGTGGATTTCTCCCGCGTGCATGAGGAGGGCTTTGCCCGGACCATGCGCTGA
- the panB gene encoding 3-methyl-2-oxobutanoate hydroxymethyltransferase, with the protein MKTTAVSFRAAKGQRKLSMLTAYDYTTARLMDACQIDALLVGDSLGMVMLGYADTLSVTMEDMIHHCAAVARGASRPLIVCDMPFMSYHLSPEQACANAGRLLKEGRAQAVKLEGGADFAEHIRLMVRASIPVMGHLGLTPQSINALGGFKVQGKAPEAAQKLLDDARALEAAGVFSIVLECVPAPLARLVSQRVNVPTIGIGAGPDCDGQVLVWQDMLGMVSGLSPKFVRHFAEGGETMQQAFNAYAQAVQNGTFPAPEHCYGMDEEVLEKLR; encoded by the coding sequence ATGAAAACCACTGCCGTTTCCTTCCGCGCCGCCAAGGGGCAGCGCAAACTGAGCATGCTCACGGCCTACGACTACACCACGGCCAGACTTATGGATGCCTGCCAGATCGATGCCCTGCTGGTGGGCGATTCGCTGGGCATGGTCATGCTGGGCTATGCCGATACCCTTTCCGTCACCATGGAGGACATGATCCACCACTGCGCCGCCGTGGCCCGGGGCGCCTCGCGGCCGCTCATTGTCTGCGACATGCCCTTCATGAGCTATCACCTTTCGCCGGAACAGGCCTGCGCCAATGCCGGACGCCTGCTCAAGGAAGGACGCGCCCAGGCCGTCAAGCTGGAAGGCGGGGCAGACTTTGCCGAGCATATCCGCCTCATGGTGCGGGCTTCCATTCCGGTCATGGGCCATCTGGGGCTGACGCCGCAGTCCATCAATGCGCTGGGCGGTTTCAAGGTCCAGGGCAAGGCCCCCGAAGCTGCCCAGAAACTGCTGGATGATGCCCGCGCCCTGGAAGCGGCCGGCGTTTTTTCCATTGTGCTGGAATGCGTGCCGGCCCCTCTGGCCCGCCTTGTGAGCCAGCGTGTCAACGTGCCCACCATCGGCATCGGCGCCGGCCCGGACTGTGACGGGCAGGTGCTGGTCTGGCAGGACATGCTGGGCATGGTCAGCGGCCTTTCCCCCAAGTTTGTGCGCCACTTTGCCGAAGGCGGCGAGACCATGCAGCAGGCCTTCAATGCCTATGCCCAGGCCGTCCAGAACGGCACTTTTCCCGCGCCGGAGCATTGCTACGGCATGGACGAAGAAGTGCTGGAAAAGCTGCGCTAG
- a CDS encoding 3-phosphoshikimate 1-carboxyvinyltransferase: protein MSEHATDTRPRKSLRESVCDIDRDILRLLMRRHNLLRRMYNAKGHLDPAEEKFLRETWEAAASRLSRDPRLSSRFFTLMQEVEFLPRPDEEPAEKRPAFNLAPASAPVRLSMRAPLACRVTRAWLYLAAAAGQPLRLSPCLMNDPIVDCVKMLNQLGAALTREGSGVSVLPAPPLGTPDKVIHVGDSAWNFYMMLGHFLGRPSRAKFIGDASLRLADFSVARRFVGQMGARMVQAVPRCDGLPVRLECSGVLPDSVRLPADAPVELAEGLLLAAPFYAQPLSLDLTDLAQRDMLLTRILPVLQQAGADVHQTGTVLRVVPSRLSIPQHPDLPLEAELGMGLLALAPALGGSVRLEGRWPATPDAQAGLDWLRLLGMAPACEHGALSLSMDAPLTTLPTVALPPAFPACWQPLVLAMAALAALRSGTASLPRELLHDETFRTDAESFFHALQLRLDEDATLHRSDATDTDTPQGRGWNAPTPVWAMALAIAACARGPRQQVRLGNPGDITALFPAFWQLYNSLPAPQMERTPAETAPAPAQRQRRRIITSALADIPDMPDED from the coding sequence ATGAGCGAACACGCCACCGATACCCGCCCCCGCAAGTCCCTGCGGGAATCTGTCTGCGATATTGACCGGGACATTCTGCGCCTGCTCATGCGCCGCCATAATCTCCTGCGCCGCATGTACAACGCCAAGGGCCACCTGGATCCGGCCGAAGAAAAATTTCTGCGCGAAACCTGGGAAGCCGCCGCCTCCCGCCTCAGCCGCGACCCGCGCCTGAGCAGCCGCTTCTTCACCCTCATGCAGGAAGTGGAATTTCTGCCCCGTCCCGATGAGGAACCCGCCGAAAAGCGCCCGGCCTTCAATCTGGCTCCCGCCTCCGCGCCGGTACGCCTGAGCATGCGCGCTCCCCTGGCCTGCCGTGTCACCCGCGCCTGGCTGTATCTGGCTGCGGCCGCCGGCCAGCCCCTGCGCCTGTCGCCCTGCCTTATGAACGATCCCATCGTGGACTGTGTGAAAATGCTCAATCAGCTGGGCGCTGCCCTCACGCGCGAGGGCAGCGGCGTCAGCGTGCTGCCGGCTCCGCCCCTGGGAACGCCCGACAAGGTGATCCACGTGGGGGACAGCGCATGGAATTTCTACATGATGCTGGGGCATTTCCTGGGCCGTCCGTCACGGGCCAAATTTATCGGGGATGCCAGCCTGCGCCTGGCGGACTTTTCCGTAGCCCGCCGCTTTGTGGGCCAGATGGGCGCCCGCATGGTCCAGGCCGTCCCCCGCTGCGACGGTCTGCCCGTGCGGCTGGAATGTTCCGGCGTGCTGCCGGACAGCGTGCGCCTGCCCGCCGATGCCCCCGTGGAACTGGCCGAAGGCCTGCTGCTGGCTGCGCCCTTCTATGCGCAGCCCCTGTCGCTGGACCTGACAGACCTTGCCCAGCGCGACATGCTGCTGACCCGCATACTGCCTGTCCTGCAACAGGCCGGCGCCGATGTGCATCAGACGGGAACGGTGCTTCGCGTGGTGCCCTCCCGCCTGTCCATCCCGCAGCATCCCGACCTGCCGCTGGAAGCCGAGCTGGGCATGGGTCTGCTGGCCCTGGCGCCGGCCCTGGGCGGCAGCGTGCGCCTGGAAGGCCGCTGGCCCGCCACGCCCGATGCGCAGGCCGGCCTGGACTGGCTGCGCCTGCTGGGCATGGCCCCCGCCTGCGAGCATGGCGCCCTCTCTCTCAGCATGGACGCGCCCCTGACCACACTGCCCACCGTGGCCCTGCCGCCGGCCTTCCCGGCATGCTGGCAGCCGCTGGTCCTGGCCATGGCGGCCCTGGCGGCCCTGCGCTCCGGCACGGCCAGCCTGCCCCGGGAACTGCTGCACGACGAAACCTTCCGCACCGATGCCGAAAGTTTCTTCCACGCCCTGCAACTGCGGCTGGACGAGGATGCCACCCTGCACCGCAGCGACGCGACCGACACAGACACCCCGCAGGGACGCGGCTGGAACGCGCCCACGCCCGTATGGGCCATGGCCCTGGCCATTGCCGCCTGTGCCCGCGGTCCCCGTCAGCAGGTGCGGCTGGGCAATCCCGGTGACATCACGGCCCTTTTCCCGGCCTTCTGGCAGCTGTACAACAGCCTGCCTGCCCCGCAGATGGAGCGCACGCCGGCGGAAACGGCTCCGGCTCCGGCTCAGCGCCAGCGCCGCCGCATCATCACCTCGGCTCTGGCCGATATCCCCGACATGCCCGACGAGGACTAG
- a CDS encoding MbtF, whose translation MRNFLVRRGLAPCCLLAGMLLGACAGKEEAPAPEPAPADMSVAVEVLPVHQCSRLSPRITVRNAPEGTTHFDVRLLEKAPVERLLGGGSWTNDGSGEIPEGALTRLYSGPCPPSGETRPYVFVVSAMRTGLAQPLAVRVCEVKLEGMEKRSGSLWGEIMR comes from the coding sequence ATGCGGAATTTCCTTGTCCGTCGCGGGCTGGCGCCATGCTGCCTGCTGGCCGGAATGCTTCTGGGCGCCTGCGCCGGCAAAGAGGAGGCTCCGGCTCCGGAACCGGCACCTGCCGACATGAGCGTGGCCGTGGAAGTGCTGCCCGTGCATCAGTGCTCGCGTCTTTCGCCCCGCATTACGGTACGCAATGCCCCGGAAGGAACAACGCACTTTGATGTGCGCCTGCTGGAGAAGGCCCCGGTGGAACGCCTGCTGGGCGGCGGCTCCTGGACCAATGACGGATCGGGCGAGATTCCCGAAGGCGCGCTGACCAGGCTGTATTCCGGCCCCTGTCCGCCCAGTGGCGAAACGCGGCCCTACGTCTTTGTGGTTTCGGCCATGCGCACGGGGCTTGCGCAGCCCCTGGCCGTCCGTGTGTGCGAAGTCAAGCTGGAAGGCATGGAAAAGCGCAGCGGGAGCCTGTGGGGCGAAATCATGCGATAG
- a CDS encoding class I SAM-dependent methyltransferase, translated as MCLPGPSEASLRPTRASLLDSLVHAALRRALAAAAAPLLLDATLGNGHDCAFLLRCAPDHSLLLGLDVQPQALDAARARLAGISRPDVRVQFFCQGHEHLARLWETLPREDRQRPLMAAVFNLGWLPGGDKTCLTQAATTVAALDALVPRLAPQGCISLHCYTGNTGGAEEEAAILERVAALPPRHWRVLHCRDANRLPGPGRAESLILLERLPVSAKRG; from the coding sequence ATGTGCCTGCCCGGCCCGTCGGAGGCATCCCTGCGCCCCACCCGCGCCAGCCTGCTGGACAGCCTGGTGCATGCCGCCCTGCGGCGCGCCCTTGCGGCCGCCGCTGCCCCCCTGCTGCTGGACGCCACCCTGGGTAATGGGCATGACTGCGCCTTTCTGCTGCGCTGTGCGCCGGACCACTCCCTGCTGCTGGGTCTGGACGTGCAGCCGCAGGCCCTGGACGCCGCACGCGCACGCCTGGCCGGCATCTCCCGGCCGGACGTGCGGGTTCAATTTTTTTGCCAGGGGCACGAGCACCTTGCCCGTCTGTGGGAAACGTTGCCCCGGGAAGACCGCCAGCGCCCCCTCATGGCGGCGGTCTTCAACCTGGGCTGGCTGCCCGGCGGGGACAAGACCTGCCTCACGCAGGCCGCCACCACCGTGGCCGCCCTGGATGCCCTTGTGCCGCGCCTGGCCCCGCAGGGCTGCATCAGCCTGCACTGTTATACCGGCAATACCGGCGGCGCGGAAGAAGAAGCCGCCATTCTGGAGCGTGTGGCCGCCCTGCCGCCGCGCCACTGGCGCGTACTCCACTGCCGTGATGCCAACCGCCTGCCCGGTCCCGGACGCGCCGAAAGCCTGATTCTGCTAGAACGCCTGCCTGTCTCTGCAAAACGGGGCTGA
- the thiL gene encoding thiamine-phosphate kinase — MPQHTAGAPLSEDAILKILARHFPATHPSLLLGRGDDCAILKAEQALCVSSDLFLEDVHFRRAYFSPEDLGHKALAVNISDVAACGGRPLGFTLGLGLPRDVDVPWLEAFFGSMAALAGKYRMVLAGGDLSRADRLHISVTVWGEAISAGAPFLLRGGSLPGDSLFLVGLPGLARVGLQELEAQGRAALAQWPAACAAHLRPEPQVDAGLMLARLGLNSRPPALMDLSDGLIRDLPRLLGHTGELCEGGEGRRNRLGASLLLPQGLLHPEVVRHALEQGKNPVHEALLGGEDYCLLGSCAPDILPILHTAIPGFHSIGVITDSGSIDCNNENLDELHGFDHFAAEDA, encoded by the coding sequence ATGCCCCAGCATACTGCCGGCGCTCCGCTTTCCGAGGACGCCATCCTGAAAATTCTGGCGCGTCATTTCCCGGCCACGCATCCTTCCCTGCTGCTGGGCCGGGGGGATGACTGCGCCATTCTCAAGGCGGAACAGGCGCTCTGTGTCAGTTCGGACCTTTTTCTGGAGGACGTGCACTTTCGCCGGGCCTATTTTTCGCCGGAAGACCTGGGGCACAAGGCGCTGGCCGTCAATATCAGCGATGTGGCGGCCTGCGGCGGCCGTCCCCTGGGCTTCACCCTGGGGCTGGGCCTGCCGCGGGATGTGGACGTGCCCTGGCTGGAGGCCTTTTTCGGCAGCATGGCCGCACTGGCCGGCAAATATCGCATGGTGCTGGCCGGCGGCGATCTGTCCCGTGCCGACCGGCTGCACATCAGCGTGACCGTCTGGGGCGAGGCCATTTCCGCCGGAGCGCCCTTTCTGCTGCGGGGCGGCTCCCTGCCCGGTGACAGTCTGTTTCTGGTGGGCCTGCCCGGTCTGGCCCGTGTGGGCCTTCAGGAGCTGGAAGCCCAGGGCCGTGCCGCTCTGGCGCAGTGGCCCGCGGCCTGCGCCGCCCATCTGCGTCCCGAACCGCAGGTGGATGCGGGCCTCATGCTGGCCCGTCTGGGTCTCAATTCCCGCCCGCCGGCGCTCATGGACCTTTCCGATGGCCTCATACGCGATCTGCCTCGTCTGCTGGGACATACGGGCGAGCTGTGCGAGGGCGGCGAGGGGCGCCGGAACAGGCTGGGCGCCTCGCTGCTGCTGCCGCAGGGCCTGCTGCATCCCGAAGTGGTGCGCCATGCCCTGGAGCAGGGCAAAAACCCTGTGCACGAGGCCCTGCTGGGCGGGGAAGACTACTGCCTGCTGGGTTCCTGCGCCCCGGACATCCTGCCCATTCTGCATACGGCCATTCCCGGTTTTCACAGCATCGGCGTCATCACCGACAGCGGCAGCATCGACTGCAACAATGAAAACCTGGATGAGCTGCACGGCTTTGACCACTTTGCCGCGGAGGATGCCTGA
- the speB gene encoding agmatinase gives MPQSAFLASEYTPSRPEDAAFHIIPVPLEQSVSYGAGTRRGPAAILDASQQLEAWDGISAPGEQGLYTAPAVDCDAPVETVLDRIEAATRRALDAGALPVLLGGEHTVTLGALRALAARAAATGETFGVVQFDAHADLRPQYEGSIYSHASVMHRAVADLGLPLAQFAVRDMCREEGDVRLRHNVIHYDAAHLARHGLPVSPLPPEFPQRLYITFDVDGLDASLMPATGTPSPGGLFWHEALQLVERCLAGRRTVVGLDVVELAPIAGLHHADFTAAKLVHALMGFAQRSHDPQRA, from the coding sequence ATGCCCCAGTCTGCCTTTCTTGCCAGCGAATACACTCCTTCCCGGCCGGAAGACGCCGCCTTTCACATCATTCCCGTGCCGCTGGAACAAAGCGTTTCCTACGGGGCCGGCACGCGCCGCGGCCCTGCGGCCATTCTGGACGCCTCGCAGCAGCTGGAAGCCTGGGACGGCATCAGCGCCCCGGGCGAGCAGGGCCTGTACACGGCCCCGGCCGTGGACTGTGACGCCCCTGTGGAAACGGTGCTGGACCGCATTGAGGCCGCCACCCGGCGGGCACTGGATGCCGGCGCCCTGCCCGTGCTGCTGGGCGGCGAGCATACGGTAACCCTCGGCGCTCTGCGGGCGCTGGCTGCCCGCGCCGCCGCCACGGGCGAGACCTTCGGCGTGGTGCAGTTTGATGCCCATGCCGACCTGCGGCCTCAGTATGAGGGGTCCATCTATTCCCATGCCTCGGTCATGCACCGGGCCGTGGCCGATCTCGGCCTGCCGCTGGCCCAGTTTGCCGTGCGCGACATGTGCCGGGAAGAGGGCGATGTGCGCCTGCGCCATAATGTCATCCATTATGATGCCGCCCATCTGGCCCGCCACGGCCTGCCCGTCTCGCCCCTGCCGCCGGAATTTCCGCAGCGTCTCTACATCACCTTTGACGTGGACGGCCTGGATGCCTCGCTCATGCCTGCCACGGGCACGCCTTCGCCCGGCGGCCTCTTCTGGCACGAGGCCCTGCAACTGGTGGAACGCTGCCTTGCCGGCCGCCGCACGGTGGTGGGCCTGGATGTGGTGGAGCTGGCGCCCATTGCCGGCCTGCATCATGCGGACTTCACGGCCGCCAAGCTGGTGCATGCGCTCATGGGCTTTGCCCAGCGCAGCCACGACCCGCAGCGGGCGTGA
- a CDS encoding class II aldolase/adducin family protein — protein sequence MPSLTVPPADTLPQDLVQDMLFCCREAWLGGGLLGFNGNASCLWESEDGPRLLMTRSGVCKGRMTAADICLLDARSGALLAGGPASSESAMHLAVYAARPDCRAILHTHPPRLLALGMRLAGHMEDFLRLPLFESQVWRARLGVAPAQAPGSQALACGVAEAARQHPAVWMCGHGLCACGGSLAEALGLTEQLEHLATVQLLALGAGGPAPAGHG from the coding sequence ATGCCGTCCCTTACGGTTCCGCCTGCGGACACGCTGCCGCAGGACCTGGTGCAGGACATGCTGTTCTGCTGCCGCGAGGCCTGGCTGGGCGGCGGCCTGCTGGGCTTCAACGGCAATGCCAGCTGCCTGTGGGAAAGCGAGGACGGCCCGCGCCTGCTCATGACCCGTTCCGGCGTCTGCAAGGGGCGCATGACCGCCGCGGACATCTGCCTGCTGGATGCCCGCAGCGGTGCGCTGCTGGCCGGCGGACCGGCCTCGTCGGAAAGCGCCATGCATCTGGCCGTCTATGCGGCCCGCCCGGACTGCCGGGCCATTCTGCATACCCATCCGCCGCGCCTGCTGGCCCTGGGGATGCGGCTGGCCGGTCATATGGAAGATTTTCTGCGCCTGCCCCTGTTTGAGTCCCAGGTCTGGCGTGCCCGTCTCGGGGTGGCGCCGGCACAGGCTCCCGGCAGCCAGGCCCTGGCCTGCGGCGTGGCGGAAGCAGCCAGACAGCACCCCGCCGTGTGGATGTGCGGGCACGGCCTGTGCGCCTGCGGCGGCAGCCTTGCCGAGGCCCTGGGGCTGACGGAGCAGCTGGAGCATCTGGCAACGGTGCAGCTGCTGGCCCTGGGGGCAGGAGGTCCGGCCCCGGCAGGGCACGGATAG
- a CDS encoding rhodanese-like domain-containing protein, whose amino-acid sequence MRLLCSFCLVLLLLCAAAVQAAEIRETSIDEAAALLRQPPAGLTIVDIRTPEEFRSGHLPGAVNMDFFGPRFEMQVDSLPQGAPVLLYCRTGNRSSQALPHFAQSAAGTVYHLSHGISAWMQSGHPVER is encoded by the coding sequence ATGCGCCTGCTGTGCAGTTTCTGCCTGGTACTGCTGCTGCTCTGCGCCGCTGCCGTCCAGGCTGCCGAAATCCGGGAAACCAGCATTGACGAGGCCGCAGCCCTGCTGCGGCAGCCGCCCGCGGGCCTGACCATTGTGGACATCCGCACGCCGGAAGAATTCCGCAGCGGCCATCTGCCCGGAGCCGTCAACATGGACTTTTTCGGACCGCGCTTTGAAATGCAGGTGGACAGCCTGCCCCAGGGGGCACCCGTGCTGCTCTACTGCCGCACGGGCAACCGCTCGTCGCAGGCCCTGCCGCATTTTGCACAGTCGGCAGCGGGAACGGTCTATCACCTCTCCCACGGCATTTCCGCCTGGATGCAGAGCGGGCATCCCGTGGAACGCTGA